GCATTCCTTTTACAAGCAGCTCGAACAATTTATATATACGATAGGACATTCTTGATTCTCTTCGGGGTACGATTTTAACGCGTTTATCAGGAAAAGTTCACGGCGAAGAGAGAAAGCGCGGCTGAGAGTGGACGCGTACAGAGAAAGCGTGTCAAATTTAATTCCTCGTAAACCTCCATTAATTTACGGGTGGTCGGTTCAGCTAAGACACTGCCAACACGTTCAATTATCGAATTTATTTAACGTTCGCTGGGATAATAAGCAACTGTGATAAGGAATTTATATCCTTACCAGGAGCTGCCGACATGCTGCGCGAAAATATTAGTAATTTTAATCTTTGTTAGGGAAAAATATTCTAGTTTAATATCCTCGAGAGATATTCTTTAGTTATTCTATGGTGGTAAGGCAAGTTTACAAGGACGTATATATACGTCGAGGAGGATTAAATCCGCGAGACCAGTTCGCGAAGCTATCCACTTCCTCTGCATTCTCCTCTCCTCATctacctcctcctcctctttaTTCCCCGGCGTCGCATCTCCTGTACTAGTTTGCCCTTCGTCCTTTTCCCCTCTATAATTTTCACTCGAATACCTGCTCTAATTATAGGTGGTTCGTCACGCCGAAAGTTTCTTCCTCGGTAGCTTCACGGGCCGACCAGATTGTTTCGGAAAGTATTTCATTGTAAAACCCCAAGGTGTTCACGCCACGAAACTgtccatttttttattctcaaCGTTGCTTCATATAACaagaatttttctaaattttagtAGATTCAcgattttattgatttttgaaaatttgtgtTACATTCTGGTTGCTGTACTAGCGAGAATTAATCGCAATCAACGGCCATCTGGCGGCGAATTTTGGaaacgtatttttttattctcaaCGTTGCTTCATAAAACaagaatttttctaaattttagtAGATTCAcgattttattgatttttgaAAACTTGTGATACATTCTGGTTGCTGTACCAGCGAGAATTAATCGCAATCGATGGCCATCTGGCGGCGAATTTtggaaacatatttttttattctcaaCGTTGCTTCATAAAACaagaatttttctaaattttagtAGATTCAcgattttattgatttttgaAAACTTGTGATACATTCTGGTTGCTGTACCAGCGAGAATTAATCGCAATCGATGGCCATCTGGCGGCGAATTTTGGaaacgtatttttttattctcaaCGTTGCTTCATAAAACaagaatttttctaaattttagtAGATTCACGCTTTTATTGATTTTTGAAAACTTGTGATACATTCTGGTTGCTGTACCAGCGAGAATTAATCGCGATCGATGGCCATTTGGCGGTGAATTTtggaaacatatttttttattcgatgCCATCTGTTACATCTCTGCTTCCGGGATTGTTTCAGGTACCTGGGAGTAGAATCTCGACTGAACAGCGGATCGGGTCAAGGAAGCGGTGCCGACGGGCAGGCACAGATCGTCGGCGCGGGTGTGATCGGGCCGGCGAGTGCCGAAAAGAATTGCAAGAGCGTGCACCTGACCAGCAAGCAGCAGGCGATATGCTCCCGCTCGCCACCCGTTCTCCAGGTATTTACCTCGTGGTAGGCCGATCCTCTCGGATTAATGGCCGGCAAAGCACGCGGCTAATTCGGACCCATCGACCGAACCCGTCCAATATTGTCCACTTtgatctttttcttttttatcattcCTTTAGAATACTCCGAAATTTAACTGGTGCGTTTGGAGAAAACTGACCTCTGCTTCGTTCACTTTTCTTCGtttaatcaaaatttcaatatctctGTACATACGCTAATTAATAACACCCTGTTTTATGTTTATGGATTCTTATTCGATTAACATAATTTTGTGATTCCAACAAGATTGAATCAGAAAACGTACGTATAATAGAATCGCACACGTATCTCTTTACTCGATGCGTTTCAGTAAAGATAAAATATGATAATTAGAAACATTCGCAAGATATTTTACATACTCGTTCCATTCAATCGGTACGGTAATATACTCGACCTTTAAGGTTTCAGCTTCCTcctaattgaaaattaaacccgtgtttttttctttatggCGGAGAGTTTTAACGTCACTTTCAACCATGTTAAGTGGAAGAAACTTGAAATTCCACTTATAAAGTGTACGGTTTTCGAATACCGATGGTTAATTTACTCGAAGACAAATATCGTCGCGTCGTTTAAATAAGGAAAATGAAGCGCAATTAAAGGCGATTCAAGCGTGTCATTAAAATCGTGAGATAAACGGATCGTTGATGGTTAAACATTCGcgttcaatttttatttcattaattgtAATCGCAAAATTTTGCTATTCATTTTAATTCGGAATttttacgaaaaaaaaaaaaaaaatgaatctttCCAACACACCCCTGTCGGAGGCGTATGATTAAAGTGATGGCTGGCAGATCGCGAGAGAAAATTCAAGACAGAGATCTTTAAGCCGGCTTGAAGGAAGGCGAGGGCACCGGTGAATTCGcgcgattctaaagaactcccGGAATGCCGTTCCCGAGTTGTAGCTTTCGTTTGCTGCGCCTGTAATATTTAATAGTCGAGCTCTGTAACAGTCAGGGTCTTCAGTGAACCCTACACGACCTCCTTTCCAGACATACTCGCAGCCGGGAAATTGAAGTCGCGCGATTCTGTGATCTCGGATCGAGGATTTGTTCGTGCACCGCGGTGAGAGGACGTCGCGATAAATTAACGAGAAACAGCTGAAACAGTCATTTTCACGAATtagaatatatttattacgCGTTCAATCTTCCTTATTTTGACGTTTCTAATTTCGGGAAAATTACTCGTACGCTTCAACTCGCATAATTCGATTAATCATCAAATAAATTTGcagtaaatattatttataaacgcGTGCTCCCTTGTAAAGTTCACCGAGCacgcgttaattaattttcaattaaaaagtATAATCAGGGGTCTCTAGTTATAAAACCGATCGATAAAttgctaaaaaaaaaatgtttctaaaaataattttaaaaaaaattgatggtTCGTGATTGAAAGGGCGCAACAGCTTGGACGGTCCGGGAAACGTGTGGAACGTTGCCGAAAATCGCGTTTACCTTTGCCTAATGCAGGAATCTTGTCGGTTGTCCACGGTGTAGGGAGAGATTTTAGTCTCGTCTAGAAAGCGCTGCCTAGGTAAACTCGAGCCACTGGGAGACGCGAAGGTCCCTTTGAACATCGCCGACCGTCTCGCTTTTCCGACTGCTGCTTACCGACAAAAGGATCCGATGAATATTCATAACTCGCAGCCCCCGTCGGATTTTAATTCCGACCGATTAACCGGACACGCTCGAGGATCCTCGTCGATTCGTGTCGCGTTAGCTCGGCGCCACGATTTCACCCCAAACACTCGTCGCGACTTCTTCGGTCATCGACGAACAACTTGAAATCTGATTGACCTTCATTTAGAATTCTCTGATTCCTCTAggatcattttttattttattttaaattataatactttGCTGGATTCGACAGGAATTCAATTGTTTATCGTTCAGTTTATTATTGTTCGATTCGCGGCTTTCATGGTTTTTCCTTTCAGGCAGTCAGTGCAGGCGCGAGATTGGCCATAGAGGAGTGTCAGCACCAGTTTAGATCAGCCAGATGGAATTGCTCCATCAGCCCGGAAAATCCGGACAACGTTTTCGGCGGCGTGATGCTAGTCAGTAAGTAGAAGATAGCAAGCCTGAAGAGACGTAAGTCTGCAGACGGGATATTCTTGATGGCTTGAAAGCTCGATGAGAGACCATTGATGGAAAGCAAAGATCGAGCTTCCGTACTTTAGCCCAGGGTCAATTTTTAGAGAAATATTTGAAGCCATAGATCGTAggttattgtaaatttttagTATTCCACCTGGGTCACTCTTCAATTTTTTACAAGAAAAAAGTATCCAAATTATTATCCCCAGCGCtctaattaataacaatatttaatatttcaattagaaaccccgatttttttcatttaaacttCAGAGTCCAATCTTTAGCAAATAAATTACTCGGCTGCTTGGTTAAATGGGCTCGTTTAaagtggaaaataattttaattaaatccaaCGCCCGGCATCTGTTGTGCCGTGTAATCAGGACGACGTTGTTGTCGTCGAGATATACAAATAGCCGGGGCAGTAGTTTGGATAAATGGAAAAAGTTTGGTTGTAGCGAGGAAAATTTCGTTGCATCTTTTGCAGACAGTCGCGAGGCAGCGTTCGTGTATGCAATATCAGCGGCCGGGGTTGCTTACAGCGTCACGAGAGCCTGTTCCAGGGGCGAACTCACCGATTGCTCGTGCGACAACCGGGTCAGAACACGCCGCCCGAATAATTGGCAATGGGGTGGCTGCAGCGAGGTAATTTACCCTCTATTTTCTATTCCCCTgttcttgaaaaaaaaaaaaagaaaaaaatatgatactaCCACTCTACAACATTTCTTTccttatcaattttatttataaactcCTTTGAAATCGAATACCCAGGTAACATATGAAACTCTTTGGTTTCTTAGAAATTCTATAAACAGAAACtatattttgcaaaataattgtttcaacttgaaaggtttccgatcgtgaataaaataaatgacgAAACCGTGCTTGTTCCACAAGTTAATGGAATTCTATTCCACCGACAAACGACGATTATTTTCACCCTTTGGGGGCGAACAGAAACACCGGAGGCACACGTAACAGTATCCTTTCTTTGCGTTCCGCGTACACGGGGCTCGGGGGACCAACCCCTCGGCACAGAGAACAGCTACCACCGGCTTTTTCTCGGAAACTCTTCGCGTCGTCTGCTACTTTTCAACCACCGTCAGACTGTGTTCTATCAGCTATTCAATTGTTAGACTTCGCTGTGCTAATATACGAAAACAGCCATAAGAACACCCTTCACTCGTCATaggataataaaaagaatttttcatttttattttaagaaacgtcgataacaattattagtatcgttaagggttgaaaatgaaaaaatgttctcagtgttctttaaaaaaataatattgtgtattttataattttcgaTCGGGCGGAACACCCTTAACGAATAAAGGGGTAGGGAAGCACTGCCCCGAACTGGCATCCCCAATTAGTCGTCTCGATCTCTTGTACGGTCGGTCGACGTAAACCTTAACCCTGGACGAAGACAAAGCTCGTCCTGTAAACGGATGCATTTCATGCGTACGGCTGACCCCTTGTAGACATTGCTAGCTTACAAGGGGATTAAGGGGGCTAAGCTTGTTAAGTTGCAACAACCCGCCACCTCTTTGCCCCGTCCAGCCGGACATATCGGCCACGTAACTCGCACGTGAGCGATGCACACCGACGTAAATACGTAAATACCCCTGCGAAATAGCCGGGAGGGGAAAAGGATTCGGAGAAACGGTGAAAGATGGAAAATTTCAAcagaaaaaagaatagaagaaagaaaaggaatttAGAACAGGTGTAGGATTTAGGAAGGTgttaaagaagaaacaaataaaaagagaaagtgAAATGGGGACGTTgaaggaaaatagaaaataaaggaaaaagaatCAAACGACGATGGAGACAAGAACAAAAGCATCGATTAGTCTAGTTAAAGGGAGAAAAAACgtagaaaagagaagaaaaagaaaatgaaaaaaatgtgacgctaaaagggttaaacaagaagaaagagaagaacgTGAGAAAAAACAACACACTGTgaagagaagagaaatggTCTAGGAGTAGAGTGAAAAAGGAACGAAACGAGGAGAGAGGTGGTAAAAAAAGGGACACGTGCTCGAGAAGAAAGTCACGTGACAGGAAGAGGAAAGCTTTGGGAAAAGTGGCGTATTTTACCTTAGGGATTTACCGTGTTGGCCACTTCTGCGGCGAGCCTCGAACCTCGGATCTTCTTAACGAGTTAGATCCCATGGGACGAATGTCTCTCGGTTCCAGTCGTTGACAGATTTTCGGAGATAATGATGTTTGCCGACTCGCTCGCACGGCTTTCGAGATTTAACAAACGAACAAACCCGTACCTCTCGTCGATAAGTCGTCTCTAGATGTCCTCCGTCGGGACGAGAGGAATTTCTTACCCTAGAGATGGATCGATTCTACCAATTTCAACCCCTTAGATATGGATCAGAGATGGTGGATATTCGCGCAAATTCGCGTCATAGAGGTCACCAGAGACCCGAATCTCTACGGGGTCATATTGGTCCAAGAGGTACTCGAGGAATAGACCACCAGGGATTTAATTGTTTAGAGACTGTTGGTAAATATTTAGTGGGTCATCAATGGTCCACGATGTGCAGAAGGATTCAAGGTgtgaaaatacatttaaacaGGAAACCTTACCCCATATAAAACTACCATGGGTAgatgattaaaaattaacgataaaatttgtttgCACTCAGGATATACATTTCGGAGAGAAGTTTTCGCGAGAATGGTCGGACGGTGGAGAGGAACCGGTGAAGGAGGATGTTCTCCAAGGACCGAAAGGGCTGGCTGGCCAGCTGATGAGGAAACACGATAGCGAGGCTGGCAGGCGTGCTGTCCGCTCTAGAATGCAACGGGTGTGCAAGTGTCACGGTGAGCCATTAACGCGTCCTAGAGATAATCCTTCCGCTATCTACGctcttatttttcattcctcGCGCTTCAACGAACCACCGTTTCACCGATCCCCCTTTCTTCCTTACTTGACGCTAGTACCATTCGTGGGGGAAGCGTATCCCATGTCTAGGACCTGTTTAGAAGCGGCCATCTGAAATGTTTCTCAGATTTATAAGTTTAACACGAATATGATGGTGTGTGCCACAGGTATGTCCGGTTCGTGTAGCGTGAAAGTGTGTTGGAGAAAATTACCCGCGTTCAGGGTGGCTGGTGCCGCTCTGGCCGCGCTGCACGAAGGAGCAGCTCTGGTACGACTGGCGCAACGCGGTGGAAGGAGACCGGCAAGACTGAGGCCCGCACGTCCGGACCTCAAGCGACCAAATAAAACGGACCTAGTCTATCTCGAAGATAGTCCCGACTACTGCGAAAAGAACATCGCGTGAGCAACTTCTTTCCTTCCCTCTCGATCCTTGTACTCTTACCATCATAGGGACACACAGCATGAAAATTGGACCGAACCTACCCTAACTACCATTCTACCTCGAGTCCCCACTTTACTAATAAATCCACTAGACAGGCTCCCAAAATCCGCCATTTTTCTCGCATAACACGCCATATGCCATTCCGCTTTAAGAAGAACGCGTTGTTCTAAGCAAATTTCTGAATTGCAGACTCGGTATACCAGGCACCAGAGGAAGGATATGCAACCGGACGTCTCTGGGGCTGGACGGATGTCGACTGTTGTGCTGCGGCCGTGGTTACCAGACGAGAGTACGAGACGTGACGGAGAAGTGCAACTGCCGTTTCGTCTGGTGTTGTAACGTGAAGTGCGAGCTATGTCGGCACAAGCGAGAAGAGCACGTGTGCAATTAGACGGTGCAATTGGCATTCCGGTCGGCCTACCGATAGGTGCTTCACGACCCCGCTTCGACGAGGCATCATCACCGATGACGAGGATCCCTCTTCGACAACTTACGGTCCCTCCGTGGTCGCGTTGGAATCGATCAGGACGGACCGTGCGCTTCTACCACGccattcattttctttaagtTTAATTCCGAGGCCCGCAATCGGTCCGCGAACCGTCGTAAAAATCGCCGCGAGAGGCTACAAAGCGTGACAGGTTACGTTAGAGCGTTTCGTACCTGACAGTCAGAGTATTTGCGAGTCCACTATAGGATGGCTAAGAGCGTGTCTAAACGTTTCTCGACTCCTACAGGGTGTCGCTGACAAGGGAGGTCATCGGACGATGAGCAGTTTTCATctgaaacaccctgtacatagGCAACCAGAGTGAAAATCCTTTCGCAATGAAACGATATGCGTTGGATGGTTACAGTATTACCGTCAGATACGTCTAGCGAAGTGGCTTTATTCTGCTAGTCTGACTCTCAGGTACACCcatttatttatgtaaatgTTAACATGTTGAGGCTCGACGGTGATAACCGAACATGTGATGAGAATTCGACTCGACGAAGAGCGTAACAGAGTTCAGAGGACAGTAATAAGACACAGGAGGAGCTTTTGATTGTACTCTATTTAACGAGGATGAATTTTTTGCATGAATTTTTAATGGAATCGACCTCTCTGAATCTCTTACTGCAGTTTATATAGGTTAATTACAGCTTAAGTACTGATCTCGCGCTGATACTCaatatgttaataatttaccgaggagaagaagaacgaCAGGAGGAGGAGAGGCGCGCGTGTGTTTTCCGTATGAGTGTCCGGTTAAGCGAGCGATTGAACACGAGCGAACAATAACTAGATTAATATTAGGCGAGTTATTAGGCCACTCGACGACCATtcgttctttcttctttttctattttttcttctttcctatTCGTGCTCGCATAGCTGCGTACGGCCGTGAGAATCTTATTTATATTCGAAGTAAAAAGATCCTCCACGATGTGTAGGTATCTCATTGTATACCAATGCTCTCTAGCGCGTAGAACCACCTTGTCTTCACCTAAAACACGGACCAGCTGACGGTGTAGGGCGAAAGCATTCGAACGTGTAAACTGAACATTTTATGGCACTGTTAGATTCTCTGTATCGTTAGAGTAAGGCTTAGGCTACCATTACTATTCCAGGAAATCCTGCTCGGCTCTACTCTTCCGACTACTCGTTTTAGTACTCTGCCATCCGCTTGCCCAATCCAGCTACCATTGTAACCTAGGCCTAAATAGTAGAGTAACTAGCGCTAGAGTAGAACATTTCACTGTGGAATAGTAGCTGTACCACTCGCCTTGTTAGAGTTATAATTTTGTTCAAAAGCAATAGTCGCTCCGCCATAAATGCCACCCAAGCGCCCTCTACGACCTCTGAGTATCCAATTGATTCCATGTAGTCTATAATTTATCAAGCCTTCCCGTAATTCTAATTCTACTTCCTCGTGTTTCTTGTCGTCAAGCCGTTCGGATACTTTCGCGAATCACTGTACAAGACTCGCTGTGTCAGCCGTGTACCGGCGAACAATGCGAGTTACGAGGAACGAGACGGACTACGAAAGCAAGAGGTTCAATTCCTGATGCGACGAAAGAAGAGAGCAGAGAGATAAAGAGGAGTAAAAATGTGGTCGTATAATCCCGGTCTCGCTCTCGACAGTTCGCCTCGGATCACTCGATTCGGGAACAATTCTGCCAATGACTGTACATACTGTCTTCTTACTGTTTTGTAGATTTTACGTCCACGACTGTCGCGCTGTATATAGATAAGACATATACGCATACACGTACGATCGATCGATGTTAATgaacgtttaattaaaatgctgcgtcgaagaagaagacggGACCGGAGCTGTTTTTAAAGAGTGATCGCTCCTGTGTTTTACGCAGCCCTCTGTCTTCATCGTTTCCCCTTCATAAATCGGCATAATCGAAAGACACCGAATTCATCCTTCGCGGTTCAAACGTACTACTCcccaaataatttttattacacgAAGTGGAAGTTGACGTTTCGTAATTTTAAACCAAGCTGATTAAAGCCACAGTCTAGTCAATTAGTCGTGAGTACGCGCTCAAAGCATCGAATGTCTCATAGGACTTCTCtctatctctttttttttcttcttttttataccgcttgtttttatcttttaataaTGCTCTTtcgatctttttttttttttcttttcctagGAATCAACACGAGCCGACGACGAATATACAAGAATAAGTGTTTTGTCTAAGTTGTACAACGAAAATGATGTATTTTAGACGTACGGGTCAGGTGTACACACACCAGGCGAAAACGAAGGCGGCTGATCTAATTAGA
This region of Osmia bicornis bicornis chromosome 5, iOsmBic2.1, whole genome shotgun sequence genomic DNA includes:
- the LOC114872355 gene encoding protein Wnt-1-like — encoded protein: MDRSLTKTCLSVVVRSDCITKLQVQRILTKMRPLLTTFFVVPFLLVAWQNGAQANWWYLGVESRLNSGSGQGSGADGQAQIVGAGVIGPASAEKNCKSVHLTSKQQAICSRSPPVLQAVSAGARLAIEECQHQFRSARWNCSISPENPDNVFGGVMLVNSREAAFVYAISAAGVAYSVTRACSRGELTDCSCDNRVRTRRPNNWQWGGCSEDIHFGEKFSREWSDGGEEPVKEDVLQGPKGLAGQLMRKHDSEAGRRAVRSRMQRVCKCHGMSGSCSVKVCWRKLPAFRVAGAALAALHEGAALVRLAQRGGRRPARLRPARPDLKRPNKTDLVYLEDSPDYCEKNIALGIPGTRGRICNRTSLGLDGCRLLCCGRGYQTRVRDVTEKCNCRFVWCCNVKCELCRHKREEHVCN